The following DNA comes from Holophagaceae bacterium.
GGTTGGGTCCGGGTTGAACGAGGGGTTAAGCGGTCGGGCTCAAAGGCTGCATTTCTGAGATAAGCGTTTCTGGCGCAATGTCCTGGTCATGGGGCCAAGTGACTGCGCCGAAAAGGATGCCAACCTGATTGAAGTAGTTGATGTCCCGAAGCTCGCGGAACACACCATCATCGAGGTATGGCTTGAGGTCGAAGATACCTTTCCTCCCATCTTGGATTTCAAGATAGAGCCGGTAATCCGGGAGGGGCTTTACTGATTGGACATCCCAATACATGGCAACCTCACAGGGGCTCGATCTCGCACGGGTTTTCCCCGCTGACGGCCATTTAGGCAGGGACATAGGTCAATCTGATGACATCCTCGCCAATCAGGTCATGAGTCATGAGGTGGAGCGGCGGCCGGGGTCCGGCGAAAAATGGTTTGCCGTGGC
Coding sequences within:
- a CDS encoding DUF2442 domain-containing protein, translating into MYWDVQSVKPLPDYRLYLEIQDGRKGIFDLKPYLDDGVFRELRDINYFNQVGILFGAVTWPHDQDIAPETLISEMQPLSPTA